In one window of Henckelia pumila isolate YLH828 chromosome 1, ASM3356847v2, whole genome shotgun sequence DNA:
- the LOC140889259 gene encoding mechanosensitive ion channel protein 8-like produces the protein METFRKSFKSSRLQEEEEEEEGQILLTQFENPTPHPAAAIMISSPSSDTSSLSPPPPPPKNVGVKSNVVQDSLNGDSVSSAGVNESHANRMWRDTSYDFSNDAVMRAAAASQDFDFVAESPVAPKSPLPKISESPGDNSYGQLTPREVRVSFHGNTAEPPPTASRASNADPAEVVVCSSNNSFRRRSSLLRAKTKSRLLDPPEENNQKSQTQRMLKSQVLGKGTSEFDEDDPFLDEDLPEHYKKMSCSPLSVMQLLGMILIVGALVCSLTINFFRKRTLFELDLWKWVLMVLVLISGRLVSGWAIRIVVFFIERNFLLRKRVLYFVYGLRKPVQNCVWLTLVLIAWQCIFDKRVESVTNGNILPYVTKIWVCLLVGTLIWLLKTLIVKVLASSFHVSTFFDRIQEALFTQYVIETLSGPPLVEIQLVQEDEERVMVEVQKLQSAGATIPADLKANVFPKSGRIIGTPRKSTVASDARSPRLSKMGSKKEEHNGITVDHLHRLNQKNISAWNMKRLMNIVRKGVISTLDERIQGSTTEDESMVQITSENQAKAAAKKIFLNVARPGSKRIYQEDLMRFLREDEALKAMRLFEGGCEQKGISKRDLKNWLVNAFRERRALALSLNDTKTAVNKLHQMMNGLVGVIVIVIWLLILKVATTHFFIFLSSQLLLVVFMFGNTCKTTFEAIIFLFVMHPFDVGDRVEVDGVQMIVEEMNILTTVFLRYDSLKIYYPNSVLSTKPINNFYRSPDMGDSVDFCTHISTPVEKIATMKERIIRYIETKTDHWNPAPSVVMRDIEDLNRLKWSVWLSHRMNHQDMGERWARRALLVEEMIKIFRELDIEYRLLPLDVNVRNMPPLNSSRLPSNWTVSTT, from the exons ATGGAAACTTTCCGTAAATCCTTCAAATCCTCGCGATtgcaagaagaagaagaagaagaagaaggccAAATTCTCTTGACCCAGTTCGAAAACCCCACTCCCCACCCCGCCGCCGCGATCATGATTTCATCTCCCTCCTCGGACACCTCCTCCCTTTCGCCTCCGCCTCCGCCGCCCAAGAATGTCGGAGTGAAGAGTAACGTCGTCCAAGATTCACTCAATGGAGACAGTGTCAGTAGCGCTGGAGTGAATGAGAGCCACGCTAACAGAATGTGGAGGGACACCAGTTACGATTTCTCAAACGACGCCGTCATGAGAGCCGCCGCCGCCTCTCAGGACTTCGATTTCGTCGCGGAATCTCCGGTGGCCCCGAAATCTCCGTTACCTAAAATATCCGAGAGCCCCGGGGATAACAGCTACGGGCAGCTGACTCCGAGAGAAGTCCGCGTTTCGTTTCACGGGAATACGGCTGAGCCGCCGCCGACGGCGAGCCGCGCGTCGAATGCTGACCCGGCTGAAGTCGTAGTTTGCAGCTCCAACAATTCTTTTCGGAGGAGATCTAGTTTACTGAGAGCGAAAACCAAGTCGAGATTGCTGGACCCACCGGAGGAGAATAATCAGAAATCCCAGACACAAAGAATGCTCAAATCCCAAGTTTTAGGAAAAGGGACCAGTGAATTTGACGAAGACGACCCTTTTCTTGATGAAGATTTACCCGAGCATTACAAGAAAATGTCGTGCAGTCCTCTCTCAGTAATGCAATTACTGGGTATGATTTTGATCGTTGGTGCTTTAGTTTGTAGTTTAACTATCAACTTCTTCAGAAAAAGAACTCTGTTCGAATTAGATCTTTGGAAATGGGTGTTAATGGTTCTGGTATTGATTTCTGGTAGATTGGTTTCCGGATGGGCGATTCGGATTGTTGTTTTCTTCATCGAGAGGAATTTTCTCTTACGGAAAAGGGTTCTGTATTTCGTGTACGGGTTGCGAAAGCCAGTGCAGAATTGTGTGTGGTTGACTCTGGTTCTGATAGCTTGGCAATGCATTTTCGACAAGAGGGTTGAAAGCGTGACAAATGGGAATATTTTGCCTTATGTGACCAAGATTTGGGTCTGCCTTTTGGTGGGAACTTTGATTTGGCTGCTAAAAACTTTAATTGTCAAGGTTTTAGCTTCATCATTTCACGTTAGCACGTTTTTCGATCGGATTCAGGAGGCGTTGTTCACTCAGTATGTGATCGAGACACTTTCCGGGCCGCCCCTGGTCGAGATTCAGCTGGTGCAGGAAGATGAGGAGAGGGTGATGGTTGAGGTTCAGAAGCTTCAGAGTGCGGGGGCTACTATTCCTGCTGACCTTAAGGCCAATGTTTTCCCAAAAAGTGGAAGAATAATCGGGACTCCTAGGAAGAGTACCGTTGCCTCGGATGCTAGAAGTCCTAGGCTTTCGAAAATGGGGTCGAAGAAGGAGGAACATAATGGTATCACGGTCGATCATTTGCATAGGCTGAATCAGAAGAACATATCGGCTTGGAATATGAAGAGGTTGATGAACATTGTGAGGAAAGGGGTGATCTCCACTCTGGATGAGCGCATACAGGGCTCGACTACTGAAGACGAATCGATGGTTCAGATCACGAGCGAAAACCAGGCCAAAGCTGCTGCTAAAAAGATTTTTCTCAATGTGGCCAGGCCAGGATCCAA ACGCATTTACCAGGAGGATTTAATGCGCTTTCTTCGGGAGGATGAAGCTTTAAAGGCAATGCGTCTCTTCGAAGGAGGATGCGAACAAAAAGGAATCAGCAAGCGAGATCTAAAAAATTGGTTG GTCAATGCATTTAGGGAACGGAGGGCTCTTGCTTTATCCCTGAACGACACAAAAACTGCCGTCAACAAACTACATCAAATGATGAATGGCCTTGTTGGGGTTATCGTCATAGTAATCTGGCTCCTCATACTCAAAGTTGCGACAACACATTTCTTTATCTTCTTAAGCTCCCAGCTTCTTTTAGTTGTGTTCATGTTTGGAAATACTTGCAAGACAACATTTGAGGCGATCATCTTTTTATTTGTGATGCACCCTTTTGATGTGGGTGACCGTGTTGAAGTTGATGGAGTTCAG ATGATAGTTGAAGAGATGAACATATTGACGACCGTTTTTCTAAGATACGACAGCCTCAAGATCTATTACCCCAACAGTGTCTTATCCACAAAGCCAATCAACAACTTCTACCGCAGCCCGGATATGGGTGATTCAGTCGACTTCTGTACACATATCTCCACCCCTGTAGAGAAGATCGCGACAATGAAGGAGAGAATCATAAG GTACATCGAGACCAAAACCGACCACTGGAACCCTGCGCCATCAGTAGTCATGAGAGACATCGAAGACTTGAATCGACTGAAGTGGTCGGTGTGGCTGTCTCACAGAATGAATCATCAAGACATGGGGGAGAGATGGGCAAGAAGAGCACTTCTGGTTGAGGAGATGATCAAAATCTTCAGAGAGCTCGATATCGAATACCGGTTACTGCCTCTGGACGTGAATGTACGGAACATGCCGCCATTGAATTCGTCTAGGCTTCCATCGAATTGGACTGTTTCTACTACATGA
- the LOC140875982 gene encoding U11/U12 small nuclear ribonucleoprotein 25 kDa protein, whose protein sequence is MEETKADTAIKATPEYNSLSARKARLQSTLAALLNDPILADVPKKPTLSDVDTLVNLELGSAKRISVRKLDGTSIDVAVMNSATVKDLKLAIKKKVTDTEESGMGHRHISWKHVWGNFCLLHHNEKLLNDDSALEDYGVRNNSQVHFVPYVLSRASRKHTRSRKHRFFHGLTKKL, encoded by the exons ATGGAGGAAACGAAAGCTGACACCGCCATTAAAGCAACTCCGGAGTACAATAGCCTCAGCGCCAGAAAAGCCAGATTACAATCAACGCTTGCGGCACTTCTCAATGATCCCATACTCGCCGACGTCCCCAAGAAGCCTACCTTATCCGATGTGGACACTCTCGTCAACTTGGAACTCGGCAGCGCCAAGAGGATCTCTGTCCGTAAATTGGACGGCACTTCTATAG ATGTAGCGGTGATGAATTCTGCCACGGTGAAGGACTTGAAACTGGCGATTAAGAAAAAAGTGACTGATACGGAGGAATCAGGAATGGGCCATCGTCACATTTCTTG GAAACATGTGTGGGGGAACTTTTGTCTTTTGCACCACAATGAAAAGTTACTTAACGACGATTCTGCACTCGAGGATTATGGTGTTAGGAACAATTCTCAG GTGCACTTCGTTCCATACGTCTTGTCGAGGGCTTCTCGAAAGCATACGAGGAGCCGAAAGCATCGTTTCTTTCACGGTCTAACCAAAAAATTGTGA
- the LOC140876316 gene encoding uncharacterized protein, translated as MTTSNTNHASSSLLSQSQQQNLIKKLGVFKIQGTDKRRLPILRILGKLFPGKLVGVEALKKFLEAEIFPGLNGRRFSVVYAHSGVNRSENSPGILALKSMFDAVPAGVAQNVEAVYFLHPSLQCRLFLATFGRLLFSGAAAGFYGKMRYVNTLNLLRNSVRWDQLEMPEFVYEYDEVREEECCPKLDFGLESDHPRLDRAPSLDWTVSTYSMRSIA; from the exons atGACCACTTCAAACACTAATCATGCTTCCTCTTCTCTTCTCTCCCAATCCCAGCAACAAAATCTCATCAAGAAACTGGGCGTATTCAAGATTCAAGGCACTGACAAAAGAAGACTCCCCATCCTCCGCATCCTAGGAAAACTCTTCCCTG GGAAGCTGGTCGGTGTGGAGGCgttgaagaaattcttggaagccGAGATATTCCCCGGTCTGAACGGAAGGCGATTCTCGGTCGTGTATGCGCACTCTGGAGTGAACAGAAGCGAAAATTCCCCTGGGATTTTGGCCTTGAAATCCATGTTTGATGCTGTTCCTGCTGGGGTTGCGCAGAACGTGGAAGCTGTTTATTTTCTGCACCCGTCTCTTCAATGCCGCCTCTTTCTTGCCACCTTCGGCCGTCTCCTCTTCTCCGGCGCCGCCGCCGG GTTTTATGGGAAGATGAGATACGTGAATACGTTGAATCTGCTGAGAAACAGCGTGAGATGGGACCAACTGGAGATGCCGGAATTCGTGTACGAATACGATGAAGTGAGGGAAGAAGAGTGTTGTCCCAAGTTGGATTTTGGGCTGGAGAGTGACCATCCCAGACTGGACAGGGCCCCCAGTTTGGACTGGACTGTATCTACCTATTCCATGAGGTCCATCGCTTAG